From a single Miscanthus floridulus cultivar M001 chromosome 8, ASM1932011v1, whole genome shotgun sequence genomic region:
- the LOC136478480 gene encoding uncharacterized protein gives MAGGPVILPAGPWERSDVTEEKLQSLVEAGLLRPITDPDEPEWIVPGNESEPRPRDGYVVSFVVFHERGFGSPVDNFMRALPHYYGVELHNFSPNSIAQAAIFVAVCEGYLGIAPHWELWLHLFRATFTTKPGGTRGARKAQRAGGCTLHVRQDRQSLYIPAQLSSSNRRWYDGWFYLRNDGGGLPPYTGRVVESQPEKWGYGVIKVDQPRLEPLLRALGKLRDHGLSAAVVVAAFHRRRVLPLMARRRRLFEMTPGDSIVGVKMSAFALTDDETLRRVREAVDGKPKIDDLMPFPMRPSRGYVSLGIRDVRGSPPPVPEDARRRSVNRARAEEEKKKKDAEVAKRTKKILAREKMDARRRRQRLDGLPLEPSPLSSVSDSSSDGGGREVGTACLEHLPDIREMVPGAPARSLTPLGGGGGVPGPVAARPGAEADTPEARVSEERAVSPMGSTVEVERVTVGATPLSPRRVEEVPGSDGGQLALVDTEAALLPPPLPLQRRQAVSKRLHPRSRQTLLVEDPPLAPRKALKVNVSSSAHQAAEAQAGVRRGAASGGAISEEAAAQEKGAEAAVERVEEEQPMPRDVAGLGAKEAGASAIAEAIGGEAGAPKTSDVRAVDAGAIEVEMAEARAPGSVETEAMEVETGQILAPPLVQTISSDDSSRGKEAADVEAASTAEQPVPDPAEGSSVLVRLRPEPRGWNFPRVFWQNRADPEGEPVFALEDTAEGGHWGTLEQYRQLAVRSLQTAMTIMGQDLPGVTRELETRSLGKSVFLRNERDIWDQLRRQKGLLADAQGLLSARSAEVEDLRLRCADIQAELATAREQSAPLVAKIKELEEERDSFRLRAQEATASAKVTAGQLGTEQSEHQATKVALAEATKAAEASRVEVSAWKSKAEDLGKEASQAAEASVAAQAALDVEVREHEALRSAVRTACEALDVEEVQSASSLGSRLIALSGHVRERLRGALHTSVKRALAVVSSHYAINLEAVSDGYVLPEDDEEADAEVVRLLEAAEAPGTALARLFEEEVVPPAPAADP, from the exons atggctggtggtcccgtcatcctcccggcgggtccctgggagcggtccgacgtcaccgaggagaagctgcagtcgctcgtggaggccggtcttcttcgcccgatcaccgaccccgacgagccggagtggattgttccggggaacgagtcggagccgaggccgcgcgacggctatgtggtgagcttcgtcgtcttccacgagcgaggcttcgggtcgccggtggacaacttcatgcgggcgctcccgcactactatggcgtggagctgcacaatttcagccccaactccatcgcgcaggcggccatctttgtcgccgtctgtgaggggtacctggggatcgctccccactgggagttgtggctccacttgttccgagcgacgttcaccaccaagccggggggaacgaggggggctcggaaggcgcagagggccggcggctgcacccttcacgtgcgccaagatcggcagtccctctacatcccggcccagctgtcatcgtccaaccgtcgttggtatgacggctggttctacctccgcaacgacggcggaggacttcccccttataccgggcgggttgtagagagtcaaccagagaagtgggggtacggcgtcatcaaggtcgatcagcctaggctggaaccgctcttgagggccttggggaagctgcgtgaccacggcctttcggcggccgtggtcgtggcggcttttcaccgccggagggtgttgccgctgatggcccggcggcggcggctgttcgagatgaccccgggcgattcgatcgtcggtgtcaagatgtccgccttcgcccttaccgacgacgagaccctgcgtcgggtgagagaagcggtggacgggaagccgaagatcgacgatttgatgccgtttccgatgcgcccgtcgcgggggtatgtctcgctg gggataagagacgtgcgaggctccccgccgcccgttcccgaggacgcccggcggcgatccgtgaacagggcgcgcgccgaggaggagaagaagaagaaagatgccgaggtggcgaagcgcacgaagaagatcctcgcgcgcgaaaagatggacgcccgtcgccggcgccagaggctcgacggtctccctttgGAGCCGTCCCCCTTGtcatcggtgtcggattcttcgagcgacggcggcgggcgcgaggtggggacggcctgcctggaacacctccctgacatcagggagatggttcccggggcgccggcaaggagcctgacgcccctaggaggaggaggaggtgtcccagggccagtggcggcccgtcctggggccgaggccgacacacccgaggcgcgggtgtcggaggagcgtgccgtcagcccgatgggttcgacggtggaggtggagcgggtgacggtgggggcgaccccattatctccgcgaagggtcgaggaggtgccggggtccgacggaggccagctggcactggtggacaccgaggccgcgctgctgccaccaccgctgccgttgcagaggaggcaggcggtgtcgaagcggctgcatccccgttcgcg ccagacgcttctggtggaagatcctcccttggcgccccgtaaggcgctcaaggtgaacgttagctcctccgcccatcaggcagcggaggcgcaggctggcgtgcgacgcggcgcggcgtcgggcggagccatttcggaggaggcggctgcccaggaaaagggggccgaggcggccgtggagcgagtggaggaggagcagccCATGCCTCGTGATGTTGCgggtcttggggcgaaggaggctggggcgtctgctattgccgaggccattgggggcgaggccggagcccccaagacctccgatgTCAGGGCGGTAGACGccggggccatcgaggtagagatggcggaggccagagcccccgggtccgtcgagaccgaggcgatggaggtggagacggggcaaattttggcgccgcccctggttcagacaatctcgtctgatgattcctcccgagggaaggaggcggcggacgtcgaggcggccagtaccgcggagcagccagtcccagatcccgccgaggggagttcggttcttgtccggctacggcccgagcctcgtgggtggaacttcccgcgtgttttctggcagaaccgggctgaccccgagggggagcccgtgttcgcccttgaagataccgcagagggggggcattggggcaccctcgagcagtaccgccaactggcagtgcggtcgctgcagacagcgatgactattatgggtcaggacttgcccggtgtcacgcgg gagctcgagacccgatcccttgggaaatcggtgttcctgcgaaatgagagggatatctgggaccagctccggcgccaaaagggcctgcttgccgatgcccaggggctattgtcggcgcggagtgcggaagtggaggacctccgccttcgttgtgctgacattcaggccgagttggccacggctagggagcagtccgcccctctggtggccaaaatcaaggaactggaggaggagcgagactccttcaggcttcgggcccaagaagcgacggcctctgctaaggtcacagccgggcagctgggtacggagcagagcgagcatcaggcgacgaaagtcgccttggcagaggctaccaaggcggccgaggcctctcgggtcgaggtctcagcctggaagagcaaggccgagg ATCTGgggaaagaggcctcccaggcggctgaggcctccgtcgcagcgcaagcggcgctggatgtcgaggtccgggagcacgaggcgctgcgcagcgctgtccggaccgcctgcgaggctctggacgtcgaggaggtccaatcagctagctcccttgggagccgcctgattgcgttgagcggccacgtccgtgagagactccgaggggcgttgcacacgagtgtcaagcgcgccctggccgtcgtctcctcgcactatgccatcaacctcgaggctgtcagcgacggctatgtgttgccagaagatgacgaggaggctgatgcagaggtcgtgaggctgttggaggcggccgaggcacctggcacagcgctggcccgtctatttgaagaagaggtagtccctcccgcgccggccgccgatccttga